GTGCCGGCGCCGAGCGCGTCGACGGCGACGAACGTGCGGCCCGTCGTGACCAGTTTGGTGCGCGACTCGGCGTCGACGCGATACGGCTCGACAAGCAACAGCTTGTGACCCGTCATCGACGCCGATTTCTGCGTCGCGACCACGCTGCCGGTAACTTGGGCGATGAACATGGTGGGGGAGGAGGAGTAAAGGAGAGTGGAAATAAAGTAGGGGTGGGAAC
This window of the Planctomycetia bacterium genome carries:
- a CDS encoding EutN/CcmL family microcompartment protein codes for the protein MFIAQVTGSVVATQKSASMTGHKLLLVEPYRVDAESRTKLVTTGRTFVAVDALGAGTGEFVLICQGSSARLTPETKNLPVDCVVIGIVDSAHVGQKCVYSKDGG